DNA sequence from the Teretinema zuelzerae genome:
CCTTCCGGAGCTAAAAGCGACTTAATGATTTATGTTAAGAAAGCTACTGAGATGACAGCTCCTATATTACGTCTCAAACCAATGTCCTTGCGATGAAAATTACTGATTCTCAGAGATCTGTGAGTGCTTCGATTGTCGGAGAGGGAATCTCGACTCCAGACCAGTATAATCTACAATGGAAAAATTACTGATCCATCTATTGCAAGTCTTATAGGCACCTCTGGATCAAATATCATCGTTAAGCCGTTAAAAGCCGGTGAAACGTCCATACGGATTTCTCACCCGAAGACATCAACTATCTATACCATACATGTACAGGTAGAAGGATCAAATGCTGGAATCTCGCTAAACAAGAACTATATAGCAACAGAGACCGGTAAAACGGTTGAAATATCTGCAAATATAGATCTTGGTACAAGCGAGGACTATAAAGCTATTACATGGAGCGCTGATAAGGTCGGTGGTGCTGAGATCGTGTCAATTCTCGGAAGCGGGAAAACAGTCGCCCTTTATGCCTTATCTACCGGAAAAACCACGGTTACGGCCGAGTTCAAGGGAAAAACAGCTAAATGTGATGTGTTGATAGCTGCATCAAGGCAATTCAGTTTTTGATACCCAGTCAATGCGTCTACAACCTGGTCAAAAGAAGACTTTCAAGTATGTCTTGATTCCTGAGGATGCTTCGATAAATTGGATGACCAATTCAAATGATTTTGTAACGTACGCTGTTGATACGAGCTCAAAAACAGTGACCGTTACAGGCCTTTCCGAAGGAGTTACAAAACTTTCCGGAACAGCGAACAGTATGAGCGCAAGTATCAATATTACTTGTGCTTGGGATTATAAGCTGAGCATAAATAAGACGCTTATTTAAGACTGACCAAAATATGATTCATCAAACCCACAATTGTACATAATTAGTTATGAGGTAAACCCTGCTGATGCTCGCATTGATTTGCTCATTGATAATGATATTGCAACATATACCATTGATAAGACTAAACGGGAGATTTACATACGTCCAACAAAGGAAGGAACCGCTAATTTCTCGGTTTCAGCAACAAATGTGTATAATAATTACAAATTCGGAACACAGACCTGTAGCCTAAATTTCGGATATAGCCGCCTTACAGTAAAACCAGTGATAATCTCCAAGCAAGGATCGTATTCAAGGTATAACGCTGAAGGTGGTATGTTGGTCTTAGGTGATGGAGAAGATGTATCAGTCTCTTTGTCCGTTGTAGAAGAGACGCTTCATACTCAATTAGCAATGTGCAATATGTTAATGCAACTTCATCTCCGACTCCAATAGTGCTAAGTCAACCGTCAACAGACTGTGGAATGTCAAGCATACGGTAGATTACATTATTTATGAAACGGCTTGTTACTCATGATACATATTTCAAAAAGATAATGACCGGCTAACAGTAAGATGGGAACATGCAGTGTATAATGGTGATAACCAATACTGGTATGCTTCATTCGGAAATAACTTGTATTTGTTCGCTATAAAGATGATGGCGGGACTCATACTGGGTATAATGCCTATATTTCACCAAATCTTCCGAACGGAAACGGTAACTCAAGCTGGACGTCAATTACAACATGGTCTCCAACTTTTGTTAGGCAAGAGCGTTCTACTCCGTTACGAATGTCTGAATCTGACTATAAAGCCAATACAGATTATTATTGGCCAGAACATGAACAAAGATATTCGTATAAAGTTGGGGAAGTGGTATGATCATCATGGAACCTGGTCTGCATGGATATAAATGAAGCTGCAAAAGTACCATCACTTGATAATCGATTATCAGCACAGTAACAGCCGGTATATTAATGGAACGGTTGTACGGCCAAGCGGAAATCAAGCCTTCCAGATTCCGATTGTTGTAGAGACAAGAAAGTGTACTAAATAGTAAGTACTACCTTATAAGGCCGTCCCAACAGACGGCCTTTTTTGTAACCGTAATACGCAAATTACTTAGTTCAGAATTATTAATTCTGAGTTAATATGTAATTTCATGTCTTAATTTCGATTTTTGTATTATTATCTGCTGAACATTTGCTTAACCTGCATTGCGTACATTGGCGCACTTTTTGCCGAGGAGCAAAGCGACGACTAGCAAAAAGTGTGACAATAGCAATGTAGGTTGAAGCAGTTGTTCGACGATATTATTGGCCTATTATATAGTTTCACATCCTTATAAATTCAGATATCCAATAAATCTTACAATTGATAGACCACATATATACACTTTATTAATCGTGAAAAAATATTGGTCTGAGTTAGAGCTTATTTTCTGTCTTCAATTGCTTTTTCAATCCAGTCTGCAAGATTTTCTTTTATATCATTATAAGCGTCTGTACTTTTAGGATTATAACATTCTACATAATCAGATAATTTTTTACCACTATTACAAGTAAATTGTTCAAAAGGGTTGTTCCCTTATAGCAAGTTCCTGTTTTTGGGTCTTTCAAATTATGTATGTAAATACCAACAGCCCTCTTTTTTCATTCCAAGCTTTTACAATTTCATGTTTAACCACGGTCTTTATAAGTATCTTCACCTATAAGAACAACTACACAACTTTTTCCATCCATATTTTCATCAATCCATTTTTCAATTGCTTTATCCCCACCTTTCTTTACTGTTTCCCAGTCATTCTTCGAGACAGGTTCATCTCCATCAATAGCACCCATGTTCCTAATTTGTTGAACTCTAAAAACATCGTTGTCGTAATGAAAACTGTAAAAAACTCTTCTTTTTGTTGCCATATAAATGCTCCTTTTTGTGTTCTATTGCCTTGAATTCAATGTATTGATTATTTTTAAAACGGTTTTAATTATCACTGAGTTATCAATAGTAGTATCACCAAGTAGTTTGAAATCGTCAAGTAAATATTCATGATTAGGAAAGAATCCTTAAATGAAGCAATAATTTGATCCCAAAGGCATTTTGACACAAATCCTGTGGCTCCAATAGGAATTAATAAGAGTCCATTCTCAAAAGCAATGTTGAACTCATCAATTACTCCAGTTGCTTCTTCAAGAACTCCGGTAGTTTTGTTCTTTCTGTTTCCAAAAACAAAAATTGCAATACCAGCTAAGGGTATAAATCTTTTCGATATTCGACCCATAATTCTTTTAAGTTTTTTCCGTGAGTTTCAAATTGAGGGAAAGGTCTCATAATTAAGTAATTGTCCATGTTTTGATTTCTTTCACTTTCCATATTATCTAAAACCCCGTTAATTACAGCACTACCAACACCCCAGCCAAAGCCTGTCAGAATCTTGTATGAATTATTTGAAAGAGACTTGCTAAGTCATGTAGAAGTTCTACAGCTCTTTTTTCACCAAAACTTCCATAATTTTCAGCGCTACCTGATATTAAAATTGTTGTCCGTAAAAATCTAGATTCTACTTCCTTAAGAATTGTAGTTATTTCGGGATATTCATTTATCCATAATGGATTTAATCCGTATTTTTTTAAGGAGTTCGCTCTAAGTTCTTGCCTTCTCTGCAATCTTGTATCCGTTTCTTTTTTATGAAATAATAGTCTGGTTTTATATTCTGGCCTAATGTTGTTCTTATACGACTAATTAAGTAGTCAAGATTGGGATCAGTAAAACTGAATCCGATAAATAAAAATGTTCTAGAAACATAGTCACTTTTAAATGCATTACTAAACAATTCTCTTTTTTTATTATAATCTTCATACTCATGTTTTGTTAGAACTGTTTCAGATACAGTTTCAATATCTCCATGCATTTTGTATATAATTGCATCTCGCTTTGGTAGATTTACTGTCAAATCTGATTGTGCTTTTTTAATATCAGGTGTTTTACCCTGTTCTAATAATGCGTTTTCAATTAGTCTATCATAATTGGTGGTCCAATATATTTGAATTGGAAGTCTAGCTAGAATCCGATGATTATCAGAGACTGACATTTTTGTTTTACCATATTCTTCGACAAGTATTTGGTCTAGTTCTCCCCTAACTCCTCCATGATCGTCAACAAAAAATTGAGCCAATGAAGTTAAATCATGTTGCTCATCATTAATGTCAAGCCCAAGCTTATCAGCAACTGGTTTTAATAGTTTTTCCAATCGAAAAACCTTGAGATACCGACATTCCTGATCCAATAAACGCTACAGCATTTTTTTCTTTCAACGCTTTTACATAGTTATTTATAAACGATTCAATATCCCTATCTAATTTCATTCTATTACTCCTTCATTTAATACAAATTTTCTATAATCTATTGAGCATAAAGCGGAAAACAAAATAGGTGTAATTTTTTCATCTCATTGCGCCGCAGGCGTCCGTCGAACAACTATTTGGCTGTTCTCAATAAATAATATGTTTATGTTAAACAACAAGATAATATGATAAATATAGATTGAAAAAATAAGATTGATAGAAACTACGAATCTAACAATTCTCGTATGTAGCTTGTCTGGAGTGATAGATTCACAGTTGCTTGTTTGTCCATGTAGAATCTTCTTGTGTACATGAAAAGAATCAATATTATCTTGTTTTAGGACATTAATATGGTTTTGATAAAATATGTTAAAAGAAACTAGTAAAGAACCACAAAAAATCATTAGTTAATGAATAGTTATTACATATAGTATCCTCAAGTAAATCTTTGTTGTGAATTCATACACTTCAAAGGGTTTTCTACTGATCAGTATAACATGATCTAAAAAAATGTCACTGATTTTATTTTATATAGTTATTCTTTGTGTTGACTTAAACCTAAGTTCTTCATTTTGATCTTTGAATTTCCACTATTTAGAATATTTCTAATGCCTTATTAGTCTTATTACTGATATCCAGAAGATTCGATCTTCTTTTTTTCAACTATTCGGAGTATGTATTAGTTAACAAGTGTGCTTTCTTAGGATTCTTACTCCCTATAAGAAAAGTAGGGTTTAATTTAACACTGCCTTTTTGAAAAACCAGATTGTTTTCATCCTTGTTGATTGAGTGAATTCTATTGCATGAACAACAAGGGTATCGTATTTTGGCACATTGTGGGTATTATTGTAATTCTTACTTCTGTAATAGGTATTTGAGTGATATTCAAGTGGTTCGTAAGTGTTATCAACAAGAAAGGCCAGTACCTATGTACTGGCCTTTATATGATAGTACCTACATTAAAGTTGGGTGATCAAAGATTCTCCAAAGTGATGTTTATACACTATTTTTTGGTATAAGTAAGAATGATTGGATATTTAAGCTGATTATACTCATCTCTTTCTGGCGATTCTGAGAAGTATACCTCCTTTGCTGTTATGCTTTTTTTCTGCCTGAGATATGATTCATTACCAGGAAGTCTGTCTTCGGGAATAATATCATTATCTGAGAATCCTCTTGTCGTTTGAAGAGTTATTTCAGTATCTGAAAATGTGTATGTACCAGAATATGAAGATATGGAGACTGTATCATCGACATATTGTAGAATAACACTTTGTTCAAAGGTTCCGTCATCGTTTACAGTCATCACGTGCTCTACAAGTTTAATTGCGACTGGCATAAAATATGAGTTTGTATATCCAGATTTATATACATATGTACTCATCCATGTTCCTACATACGGATTTTCTTGTGAAGAGCGACTTTGAAATTTCTTACACCCAATGTTTAAGAGGGAAAGACATATGAGTAATAGCACAAGAGGTCTGTTTCTCATAATTGCAGCTCCGCATCGGTTTTACTTCGTTGTTGACTCAGGCTAATTGTCTTAATCTTGATAGGTGGTACCCCTTCAACATCTTTCGCATTATAGAAAAATCGTGACTTACCATTATCAGAGATAACCAAGGGCTCTTTTACAGCCTCTTTTAGTTTTAATCCGGCCTTCAATATATCGGAAAGCTCTAAGAATCGTGGATCATGAGAATTGCTCATCCCCATAACATGCTGAGCTTTTTTTGCGGCCAAACCAACAAACTTCTCCCCTGTAACCGGGTTGTATGGCTCATATCTAGATCTGCTTTCACTCACCTTTTGCCTGATTTTTTCTCCGTCACGTGCTTGTTGTCCAATTTCACTCATGGTATTTTGACAAATCACGCTCGCTTTATTCCCAAGCTCGAAAATTCTGGTATAACACTTCTCATCATAAGATCGTTTGAGATCTTCCTCAAGGTTCTTCTGAAATGCCTCCATCGTGTCTTTCGTAGTTTCAAATCGAGCACCGAGAGATGTTGCCGCTAGATACTTACCAAGATATTTATCTGGTGTTGTTTCATTACACTCGACAATAATTTCAGGATTCTTGTTCTGTTCTGGTAATTTTGGAAGTTTTTCCTGATTATATACAGACGATTTAGGATAATAGCGATAGACATTCTGATGTTTGGTTGCAACATCAAATGTTGTAAGATTTATCCCTACAGAACCTTTCTTAATACCTGCCCCATGCCGTTTTGCCTGTTCGTAGGTAATAAGCTCGTAGTCTTTTCCTCCTGCTTCCTGTGTCATAATTTGCGCAATGATTTGATTCATTCCACGAAACGCTCTTCCTGTTTCTGCAGAACGGATTGCTTGTGGTACAAGTGTTATGGAAGCATTCTTAGCCGGTTGACCAAGGAAGGGGGCGGAACTTGACTTAAGCGAAGCAAGAATCCGTTCTGTGTGTAGCTGATTATACGACTTTTTAGGTTCTTCTATCGCTTCTTTAACTTCAGTCTGTTGAGGGTTTTTCAGGTCTTTCTGTATTTCGAGGTATCTCTCTCTTTCAGCGAGCGCTTTATTGAATAAGTAATTTCCTTGTTCTATACCATCGAGACTGAAGTTTTTTTTGACTAGAAAACTATCAAGTCCGTGTATAGACGAAAGTGGCGTACCCTGTTCATGGTCTATATCAGAAACAAATGCTGCATATAAAACGTCATCTGCTGATAATACATATTCTTTCTGGCTGACAAAGCCTGACTCATCATGAGCTAGCGGCCCCGCCATAACCGAAGTAATGTCTTGTAATGATTTCCCTTCGGGAAACAAGGGTTCAGCAGGGTCAATACCGATGCTTACATAAAAATGCTTTCTGTCCTGCTCATTGGTTAACACAAAAGACTCCAATGAATTTGCTTCTTTTCTGTTATCTTCCATCGTTCTTCCTCCATTTCCTCTTGAATATTCTTGTTGTGATTCTTGTACAAAACCACTGTTGACAAGCTCAGATTTACGTATTATATTTTTACTGTAAGCGACTGAATTGGACTTAACTCGCATTTGGAGCGTAAAGGTCAATTCAGTCGCTTTTTCTTTGTCGTTTACATATCGTAAAAGACCATCCTGTGCCCATCGTTCAATTCCCGCTTCATTTTTCCCATAGAGCGAAGTGATCCAGTTTGCCTCTACTTGGTGGTCTGCATTTTTATGTCGGAATGAAATAATAACGGGCTCGCCGTTTTTATCTTGAATGTCATACACCCCCACCAGTGAAGCTCCATCTCTCGACGCAAACACGTAATATGGGTTTGCAAGCTCCTTGAAGACCCTCTTAATGATATTTTTATCCAGTCCATCGGAATGCCCATGTTGGAACCGTTGGCCAGGCTGTACCGGCTCCAGATACAACGCACGTGCAATTTTATCGCGGTACATAGCTATTTTTGTGTCAGGTAACCCATTTACTGTAAGGGCGAAAGGTGTCTTTTCTGTGATAGTGATAAACACATTTGGTTTACCTATATCCGCTCGTGAGATACCCTCAAGAGCTGCAAAAAGTCCAGCGGTAATGTCCGTTCGGAAGAGGTTCTCATTACGTTCTTTTCCGTTATATTCTTCCAAAACTTTTGATGCTACAGACTCATCCGTTGTTTGTGTAATTACAGTTAGTCCTTCAAGCGCGAAAGTCGCATCGGTCGTTGTTCGCTCCTTTACCTCTGCTTGTGACATAAACGAGAAATAAGAGCCTCTATAATGATGGAGGTCAAATTCTTCTGATGTGGCTCCGGCAATATAGAAGTCCATGAAACACCCTTCTTTCATGTGCTCTTTGATAGCAGTGCATAAAAGGGTGTCCTGAGCAAGTTCATCTGAAAGAATTGGAAATGCCCATAGTGCACCTGTTTGAACGCTTATAGTCTGAAATTGTCTCGCCATGTCATTGGAAGAGACGGTTTCAAACCATTCTTTTGAGTAATACCGTATGCCTCCAATTCGAGCATCGGCACTGGTAAATGCTACAGGAACCCAGTCCGTATTATTCCATCTATCATTTTCATTGATTTTTTCGGCTATATCGCGCAATACCATCGGATTAATGATTTTCTCTTGAGTAAACTCCGGTAATCGTGTTTTTAGTAGTGGATCACGCCCCTGAGTCTTAACATGAATGGTATCCCAGGTATTCGATTCGTATAATCCAAAAGAATCATGGTCAAGAATAATATGACCAAGTAAAAGAGGCCGCCCATCTGTCCCGATCAATGTTGATTCAAGGTCTTTGGTGATTGCTTCATCTTGTGGTGTTTGAGACACATTCCCTGAAGGATGATTATGGACAAATACAATTTTAGTATTTGTTCGTACAGCATAGTCTTTAACGTGCTCTCCCAGTTCACTAGTGAGTGAAAAAAGAGCCACTTTTGTGGGTAAATAGCTGGAAATCGCTAACTGGTCAGTGATAACCCCATCAGGGGTGACGAAAAGCACACGGAATGTTTCAAATCGTTTATCGCGATAAATATGTAATGCTTGGTGAAGTTGCTCCCATCCTTCACGGGTAATTTTTCCATCTTGACCGGTTGCCACCTGAGCGCCTTGAATATCAAAAATACCGTGCTTTTTGAAATCTCTAAAGGCTGTCCATAATCCGCTTTTTGTTCCCTTGAGAATCCCCTTGGTATATTTTCTTTGCGCTGCCTTTACCTCTCGAATATGCTCCCTCGTTATCGTGGGATCTCCTTCGATTATTTCAGTAACACTTCTCCCTTCTTCCCTCTCTTGCGCACTATATTCTGCCGCCTTTTCAAATAACTCTAGCTGAGTAAACGTACCCGTCAGTAGAGAATGTTCCTTTTCTTCCTTTTTTCTTTCCTCTTCCTTCTTCTCAAGTTCCATCAACTTGAGGGTAAGTCGCATACCTTCTTTATCGATTTCTTGTAGGCTTGAATGTAGTTGCGTTTCCTTTTCACGATACGCTCTTAGGCTTTCGCTTTCTGGAGTAAAATCATATCGAACGGCATTGTATCTTTCAGCAAGTTCCTTTTTTTGTCCTTCGAGGTTGCGTGCTAGTTCTTCAGCACCGCCTGATTCACTTTGCAATAATAGCTTCCTATCAATGGCTCCTATTTCTGTACTGATTCTTTTCAATTCCTGCTCGAAAAGAATTCTGCGTTCTTCATTTATTTTTTCAGTTATACTTCTCGCTTCTTTCTCAAGTCTGTTTTTTTCCACGGCCAGGCTATAGATCTCTTTTTGAAGCTCTTCGATAGTGACTTCCTGAGGAATAGCAGGAATAGCTTTGCTCGTAGTATTTTCCAGAACAAGACCGGACTTACTCACCTCTTGCTGTTTACTTGTATAACGCTCTCTATACTGCTCTAAAAGTCTATTAACCAAAGGTTCTATATTTTCTTTGAAAGGAAGATATTTCACACTACCGGGCTTCGCTATTTTTTCATTGATTTTGTTTATAGAGTCTATCGAAAAGTTGTCAACCACCTCTTGTTCACGAATATGCGTGATCTGTGCATACTCTTCTATCGCACGGGCAAAACACTCACACGTTCTGCTCCAATATGCGCCTTTTACATCTATCATCTGTCCACGGAATTCCACCGCAATTTGGTTTTCAAGAGTTCCTGGAATATCGGAAGCGTGCCATGCATTTAGTTCTTTGCCGGACAAATGATCCATAAAGTGCGCATATTCGTGAATTGCCGTCAGGCTTGCTTCGGCTTCACCTCCAGCAAAGGAAATACCGATTGCCCGATAGTACGGGGTAAAAAGACCGATATACTTTGAAGCGTGCATCTTTGTGTTTCCTGCATGGCTTACTTTTAGCCCCCATGCTTGTGAAACATCAGAGATATTTCCAAATACTGAATGAACTCGATCAAGAGCTATTTTTAGCTCCTCAATCTCCTTTTTGGATATATTCTCACCGTTCTGTCGTTTAACCCGTATGCCATACGTTTGCAGCAAC
Encoded proteins:
- a CDS encoding pilus assembly protein N-terminal domain-containing protein, which encodes MLRLSERESRLQTSIIYNGKITDPSIASLIGTSGSNIIVKPLKAGETSIRISHPKTSTIYTIHVQVEGSNAGISLNKNYIATETGKTVEISANIDLGTSEDYKAITWSADKVGGAEIVSILGSGKTVALYALSTGKTTVTAEFKGKTAKCDVLIAASRQFSF
- a CDS encoding TIR domain-containing protein, with product MATKRRVFYSFHYDNDVFRVQQIRNMGAIDGDEPVSKNDWETVKKGGDKAIEKWIDENMDGKSCVVVLIGEDTYKDRG
- a CDS encoding SIR2 family protein, translated to MEKLLKPVADKLGLDINDEQHDLTSLAQFFVDDHGGVRGELDQILVEEYGKTKMSVSDNHRILARLPIQIYWTTNYDRLIENALLEQGKTPDIKKAQSDLTVNLPKRDAIIYKMHGDIETVSETVLTKHEYEDYNKKRELFSNAFKSDYVSRTFLFIGFSFTDPNLDYLISRIRTTLGQNIKPDYYFIKKKRIQDCREGKNLERTP
- a CDS encoding MuF-C-terminal domain-containing protein, giving the protein MSDSDFRQASSNTYKYIPSVGADGFIDYTGVEPDKVYLANRKTILEEEYPSYLPPVHIRRNTNYDIPAYKVRDNVYLLRESDELRRDENGKLHNPRIYKVSLDVYAALVNYHLEFDRAAFVAVAKLNEESRAKALKEGINEYPAIREKDIPIIPGRFDARSISNTYTHRYPHIEHKPSRVSLKSTKSGRMGVEAFYFIQDMNNAYGGTLNRGGIFRMHRECLDDVNQKILDMELQKADWESTWTKGRETSYGDTNLDDSLLQTYGIRVKRQNGENISKKEIEELKIALDRVHSVFGNISDVSQAWGLKVSHAGNTKMHASKYIGLFTPYYRAIGISFAGGEAEASLTAIHEYAHFMDHLSGKELNAWHASDIPGTLENQIAVEFRGQMIDVKGAYWSRTCECFARAIEEYAQITHIREQEVVDNFSIDSINKINEKIAKPGSVKYLPFKENIEPLVNRLLEQYRERYTSKQQEVSKSGLVLENTTSKAIPAIPQEVTIEELQKEIYSLAVEKNRLEKEARSITEKINEERRILFEQELKRISTEIGAIDRKLLLQSESGGAEELARNLEGQKKELAERYNAVRYDFTPESESLRAYREKETQLHSSLQEIDKEGMRLTLKLMELEKKEEERKKEEKEHSLLTGTFTQLELFEKAAEYSAQEREEGRSVTEIIEGDPTITREHIREVKAAQRKYTKGILKGTKSGLWTAFRDFKKHGIFDIQGAQVATGQDGKITREGWEQLHQALHIYRDKRFETFRVLFVTPDGVITDQLAISSYLPTKVALFSLTSELGEHVKDYAVRTNTKIVFVHNHPSGNVSQTPQDEAITKDLESTLIGTDGRPLLLGHIILDHDSFGLYESNTWDTIHVKTQGRDPLLKTRLPEFTQEKIINPMVLRDIAEKINENDRWNNTDWVPVAFTSADARIGGIRYYSKEWFETVSSNDMARQFQTISVQTGALWAFPILSDELAQDTLLCTAIKEHMKEGCFMDFYIAGATSEEFDLHHYRGSYFSFMSQAEVKERTTTDATFALEGLTVITQTTDESVASKVLEEYNGKERNENLFRTDITAGLFAALEGISRADIGKPNVFITITEKTPFALTVNGLPDTKIAMYRDKIARALYLEPVQPGQRFQHGHSDGLDKNIIKRVFKELANPYYVFASRDGASLVGVYDIQDKNGEPVIISFRHKNADHQVEANWITSLYGKNEAGIERWAQDGLLRYVNDKEKATELTFTLQMRVKSNSVAYSKNIIRKSELVNSGFVQESQQEYSRGNGGRTMEDNRKEANSLESFVLTNEQDRKHFYVSIGIDPAEPLFPEGKSLQDITSVMAGPLAHDESGFVSQKEYVLSADDVLYAAFVSDIDHEQGTPLSSIHGLDSFLVKKNFSLDGIEQGNYLFNKALAERERYLEIQKDLKNPQQTEVKEAIEEPKKSYNQLHTERILASLKSSSAPFLGQPAKNASITLVPQAIRSAETGRAFRGMNQIIAQIMTQEAGGKDYELITYEQAKRHGAGIKKGSVGINLTTFDVATKHQNVYRYYPKSSVYNQEKLPKLPEQNKNPEIIVECNETTPDKYLGKYLAATSLGARFETTKDTMEAFQKNLEEDLKRSYDEKCYTRIFELGNKASVICQNTMSEIGQQARDGEKIRQKVSESRSRYEPYNPVTGEKFVGLAAKKAQHVMGMSNSHDPRFLELSDILKAGLKLKEAVKEPLVISDNGKSRFFYNAKDVEGVPPIKIKTISLSQQRSKTDAELQL